In the Helianthus annuus cultivar XRQ/B chromosome 11, HanXRQr2.0-SUNRISE, whole genome shotgun sequence genome, one interval contains:
- the LOC110889897 gene encoding 40S ribosomal protein S15a, whose amino-acid sequence MVRVSVLNDALKSMYNAEKRGKRQVMIRPSSKVIIKFLMVMQKHGYIGEFEYVDDHRSGKIVVELNGRLNKCGVISPRFDVGVKEIEPWTARLLPSRQFGYIVLTTSAGIMDHEEARRKNVGGKVLGFFY is encoded by the exons ATGGTGAGAGTAAGTGTTCTTAATGATGCTCTTAAGAGCATGTACAATGCTGAGAAAAGAGGGAAAAGACAGGTCATGATTAGACCTTCTTCAAAAGTTATCATCAAGTTTCTTATGGTTATGCAGAAACATG GTTACATTGGTGAGTTTGAGTATGTTGATGATCACAGGTCTGGTAAGATTGTGGTGGAGTTGAATGGAAGATTGAACAAATGTGGGGTTATTAGTCCAAGGTTTGATGTTGGTGTCAAGGAAATTGAACCATGGACCGCTAGACTCTTGCCTTCTAGACAA TTTGGCTACATTGTGTTGACTACATCAGCCGGAATCATGGATCATGAAGAAGCTAGGAGAAAGAATGTTGGTGGTAAAGTTCTTGGTTTCTTTTACTAA